Proteins co-encoded in one Amia ocellicauda isolate fAmiCal2 chromosome 11, fAmiCal2.hap1, whole genome shotgun sequence genomic window:
- the puraa gene encoding purine-rich element binding protein Aa yields MADRDSGSEQGGAATGPGAGSLHPVAGGAGSASGLQHETQELASKRVDIQNKRFYLDVKQNAKGRFLKIAEVGAGGNKSRLTLSMSVAVEFRDYLGDFIEHYAQLGPSNPDIAQDEPRRALKSEFLVRENRKYYMDLKENQRGRFLRIRQTVNRGPGLGSTQGQTIALPAQGLIEFRDALAKLIDDYGVEDEPAELPEGTSLTVDNKRFFFDVGSNKYGVFMRVSEVKPTYRNSITVPYKVWSKFGNTFCKYAEEMKKIQEKQREKRASELQQQQEEIHGDDGDED; encoded by the coding sequence ATGGCGGACAGAGATAGTGGAAGCGAACAGGGAGGAGCAGCCACGGGCCCGGGCGCCGGCTCTTTACACCCAGTGGCAGGAGGGGCGGGTTCGGCTTCCGGGCTGCAGCATGAGACCCAGGAGCTTGCCTCCAAACGGGTCGACATCCAGAACAAACGGTTTTACCTGGATGTAAAGCAGAATGCGAAGGGCCGCTTCCTGAAGATAGCCGAGGTCGGGGCCGGAGGAAACAAGAGCCGCCTGACTCTCTCCATGTCGGTGGCCGTGGAATTCCGTGACTACCTGGGGGATTTTATCGAGCATTATGCACAGTTAGGGCCAAGCAACCCGGACATAGCACAGGATGAACCCAGGCGGGCGCTAAAGAGTGAGTTCTTGGTGCGAGAGAATCGGAAATATTACATGGATCTGAAAGAAAACCAGAGAGGCCGGTTTCTGAGGATCCGTCAGACCGTGAACAGGGGGCCCGGCTTGGGATCCACGCAGGGCCAGACGATTGCCCTCCCCGCACAGGGACTTATTGAGTTTCGTGACGCTTTGGCCAAACTAATTGACGACTATGGTGTAGAAGACGAGCCTGCCGAGTTGCCCGAGGGCACCTCCTTGACTGTGGATAACAAGCGTTTTTTCTTCGATGTGGGTTCCAATAAATACGGTGTATTCATGAGGGTTAGCGAGGTGAAGCCCACTTACCGCAACTCCATCACTGTCCCCTACAAAGTGTGGTCCAAATTCGGGAATACATTCTGTAAATACGCAGAGGAAATGAAGAAAATccaagagaaacagagagagaaaagggcATCCGAGCTTCAGCAACAACAAGAAGAAATTCACGGAGACGATGGAGACGAAGATTGA